In one Diabrotica virgifera virgifera chromosome 5, PGI_DIABVI_V3a genomic region, the following are encoded:
- the LOC126885127 gene encoding uncharacterized protein LOC126885127, whose protein sequence is MYASASCQKFIDAGTTSATEDEDDEAPPPKTKKFKTSQYISTSKTTLSHQTPASQSTSSYDFGSIAFGANTPLKSTKATKLKPKKTNKQVVKVPTIIETNKISEEILMPQKEIQEQKIIDLLTAVKKGQDNILAAITDLGLRLDRVEQIIQKDVSDVVSLGEDFQLFPIREPKYVFKLEKDLNNEDFRKKIFSHFGRIIGTSTPWKTACYKLCNIIFTKEVLTCFSWTGMSRRNNKESFKNLKNALDIFYRAVYKADNTFSYPQRDAFFRDGILKHSNTRLKQSQKLKQRNGKGVEKEREEEGKTGEEEEENENEEMQDYREAPDKIEEELKLEYGEEEKQMMEQEREEMMEQEREQMMEQEREIIFEYEEIEDSDKEEDIKILRQNCHSVDNYW, encoded by the exons ATGTATGCTTCTGCAAGCTGCCAGAAATTTATAGATGCCGGTACCACATCAGCCACCGAAGATGAAGACGATGAAGCCCCTCCGcccaaaacaaaaaaatttaagacaTCACAATACATATCCACCAGTAAGACTACATTGTCTCATCAAACTCCGGCCAGCCAGTCCACGTCCAGTTATGATTTCGGTAGCATTGCTTTTGGGGCCAATACACCTTTAAAATCTACCAAAGCTACAAAGCTGAAAcctaaaaaaacaaataaacaggttgttaaggTGCCTACAATTATTGAAACAAACAAAATCTCTGAAGAAATTCTGATGCCCCAAAAGGAGATCCAAGAACAGAAAATAATTGATCTACTTACTGCAGTGAAAAAag gtCAAGACAACATCCTTGCTGCTATTACAGATTTGGGTTTGAGATTGGATAGGGTCGAACAAATAATCCAAAAAGATGTTTCCGATGTGGTGTCATTGGGAGAAGATTTCCAGTTGTTTCCCATCAGAGAGCCGAAATATGTATTCAAATTAGAAAAAGACTTAAACAATGAGGACTttaggaaaaaaatattttcacacTTCGGCAGAATTATTGGAACATCAACTCCCTGGAAAACGGCATGTTACAAATTATGTAACATAATATTTACTAAGGAAGTGCTAACATGCTTTTCTTGGACAGGCATGAGCCGAAGGAATAATAAAGAGtcctttaaaaatttaaaaaatgctcTCGATATTTTTTATAGAGCAGTATACAAAGCTGACAATACATTTTCATATCCTCAAAGGGATGCTTTCTTCCGAGACGGCATTTTAAAACACAGTAATACGCGTTTAAAACAAAGCCAAAAACTAAAGCAAAGGAATGGCAAAGGAGTAGAAAAAGAAAGGGAAGAGGAAGGAAAAACAGGAGAAGAGGAAGAAGAGAatgaaaatgaagaaatgcaGGATTACAGAGAAG CACCTGATAAAATAGAAGAGGAATTGAAATTGGAGTATGGTGAAGAAGAAAAACAAATGATGGAGCAGGAAAGAGAAGAAATGATGGAGCAGGAAAGAGAACAAATGATGGAGCAGGAAagagaaataatatttgaatatGAGGAAATAGAAGATTCCGATAAAGAGGAGGATATCAAAATTTTGAGGCAAAATTGCCATTCGGTAGACAATTATTGGTAA
- the LOC126885126 gene encoding uncharacterized protein LOC126885126: MKRNKAYKYSTTFYRHRKKIGLEIKENAAVPSPNEIEERGQLLTQEDNQQNSHGRTSFDSHHSSNEYSSDSDNKSTTANLMEEEIKREIANRTSLEAIGLKIRQFLPGWATKNQICQNPALNTLLSGLTECGIPNLPKDSRTLLKTPKSVAVQKMGVGHFWYNGLKNCLSNIEKYVENINALKLDFGIDGLPLFNSSSHQFWPILVKIANVPKYPCQIVAIYYGKAKPPSIEEYLEQFCAELKDLIQTGIEADNIRINVEINALICDTPARCYILSVVQFNAYHGCLKCIIRGEYHQIQKRMSYPQTHCQLRTDQDFRMKTDPAHHQKNNDGDCLTTPLESLPIDMIKDIIIADSLHLIDFGVTKKSLQLWVQGSKYVKIKFFNHQINVISDWLVNSNKYMPKEINRSVRPLNFLSYWKATEFHTFLFYLGPVILKDHLSSEIYRHFLLYFVAVFLCSTSIFKDQLDLAHTIFVDYIEEFVSIYGEHSITSNIHNLCHVVEDVKRFGPLQNISSYKFENKLGTIKNLLRSGNKPLHQVVKRLIEIENNVKHSFKDESSIIVKDDVLNKSEKPPGINECFKKVILKNGTQFSSEDKDSWILTKNNKIIKIISVYLDNGNVKIFGNTIKKLCDFFDYPFSSSHIYIYKAKLQFCEQAECIKESDIKCKIVGIEFHNEIVFLPLIHTFDLFIGTH, encoded by the exons ATGAAGCGGAATAAGGCTTACAAATACTCTACCACCTTTTATCGGCATCGGAAGAAGATAGGGTTGGAAATTAAGGAGAATGCTGCGGTTCCGTCTCCAAATGAAATTGAAGAAAGGGGTCAACTTTTAACCCAAGAGGATAACCAGCAG AATTCCCATGGGAGAACTTCCTTTGATTCTCATCATAGCTCAAATGAATATTCCTCCGATTCAGACAATAAGAGTACTACTGCCAATCTGATGGAAGAAGAAATCAAAAGAGAGATAGCAAATCGGACATCTTTAGAAGCTATAGGACTTAAAATAAGACAATTTCTGCCTGGTTGGGCCACAAAAAATCAAATATGTCAAAATCCAGCATTAAATACTCTACTGTCTGGCCTTACTGAGTGTGGAATTCCCAATTTACCAAAAGATTCCCGAACATTACTTAAAACTCCAAAATCTGTAGCAGTTCAGAAAATGGGTGTGGGCCATTTTTGGTATAATGGGCTTAAGAACTGCTTAAGTAATATAGAAAAATATGTTGAAAACATCAACGCATTAAAGCTAGACTTTGGAATAGATGGTTTGCCACTATTCAACAGCTCGTCCCATCAGTTTTGGCCAATATTAGTAAAAATAGCCAATGTTCCTAAATACCCTTGCCAAATAGTAGCTATTTATTACGGCAAAGCAAAACCACCTTCGATTGAAGAATATTTGGAACAGTTTTGTGCTGAACTAAAGGACTTGATTCAAACTGGAATAGAAGCTGACAACATTAGAATTAATGTGGAAATAAATGCACTGATTTGTGATACTCCTGCACGCTGTTATattttaa GTGTGGTGCAGTTCAATGCTTATCATGGATGCCTTAAGTGCATAATAAGGGGAGAATATCATCAGATCCAAAAAAGAATGAGCTACCCACAAACACATTGCCAGTTGCGGACAGATCAAGATTTTCGAATGAAAACTGATCCCGCTCACCACCAAAAAAATAATGATGGAGACTGCCTTACCACGCCATTGGAAAGTTTACCAATTGACATGATTAAAGATATCATTATTGCAGATTCTTTACATTTAATAGATTTTGGGGTAACAAAAAAATCATTACAACTGTGGGTTCAAGGAAGTAAATATGTAAagataaaattttttaatcatCAAATAAATGTAATTTCCGATTGGCTTGTTAACAGTAACAAATATATGCCAAAGGAAATAAATCGTTCTGTCAGACCGCTCAATTTTCTTTCTTATTGGAAAGCCACAGAATTCCATACGTTTCTTTTTTATCTTGGACCAGTAATCTTAAAGGATCATTTATCAAGTGAAATTTACAGACACTTTTTGTTGTATTTTGTGGCTGTCTTTCTTTGTTCAACCTCTATTTTTAAAGACCAACTAGATCTTGCTCATACAATATTTGTCGACTATATTGAAGAGTTTGTGTCAATTTATGGTGAACACTCTATAACAAGCAACATACACAATTTATGTCATGTTGTTGAAGATGTTAAGAGATTTGGACCCTTACAAAATATTAGTTCATACaaatttgaaaacaaattggGTACTATAAAGAACCTTTTAAGAAGTGGCAATAAACCTTTACACCAAGTAGTAAAAAGGCTTATTGAGATTGAAAATAACGTAAAGCACAGTTTCAAGGATGAAAGCAGCATTATTGTAAAAGATGATGTTTTGAACAAATCTGAAAAACCTCCAGGTATTAATgagtgttttaaaaaagttattttaaaaaatggaACTCAATTCTCATCAGAGGATAAAGATTCCTGGATATtgacaaaaaataacaaaattattaaaataatcagCGTTTATTTAGACAACGGTAATGTAAAAATATTTGGtaatacaattaaaaaactaTGTGATTTTTTTGATTACCCTTTCTCTTCCTCTCATATTTACATTTATAAGGCTAAATTGCAGTTTTGTGAGCAAGCTGAATGCATTAAGGAATCAGACATTAAATGTAAGATTGTCGGTATAGAATTTCATAATGAGATTGTATTTCTTCCTCTTATtcacacatttgatttgtttataggtactcattaa